DNA sequence from the Malus sylvestris chromosome 10, drMalSylv7.2, whole genome shotgun sequence genome:
gacaaaaaaaataaaaataaaacagtagctacattattttcttataagattaaacaataggtaaattatattgtaggtacattatgtttgtaatataaaaaaagaaattgaaatttataaacaaaaagtagtatatatattattttttaatcaaatttcctTTATTTGTAGGTGAATTATTTCCAtgcattattatatatattgggcacattttactactaatatatatgtgtgcaataatttacctatattattatataaaatatagataaatttattttgaaatcaaataacattttttgttttataagtaaattattttgcatgtatcatTACAAATATAGGGCAAATTTATTGCTAATACACATGTccaaataatttatctatattttttaaatatagctaaattattttatagtgctctttcatattttcatttggtaagaaaatggcaagattaaattaaaattgtctaattttatgcaaatttgaaaaacaattacGAAATCTTAAGGAAAGTATAACATTATTAGTTCTTTTTTGCCTTAACAAACAATTTGTTATgacatattattattttaaatattaatgcATTTTTTCCATTAATCTCTCCTTTCAAATCTGCATAGAATTAAATGTTTACATTAAAACTGTTtttaggggtattttaggcagctgcaaaatgtaaaatgtgtaaaggcaaacaaaattaatgaatttgcttatgtggagcctagtcattgggttttattCAGATAAAAAGGCTATGTCGGGTTTTATGTAAAGAAACTTGAGTTTCAGgggctaaagtcatattttcagtttaaaatatgtacactagtggataccacaaaatcttatattatacttaatgaaagtatgaataaactcttaagatCGCATACGTATATAGtaatcaaatatgtttgtatatactttgagatcgcatacaccaaaaattgcaaaaaaacaaacattaagagatcaagtaacgggacaaacttttcgacggttatcaacgaaaaatcatgatttaacggttattttaactccgattttgattattttttacagctactcCTTTACCCTataagaatacaatgaatgaattcgatcttcaatttaaaatatttaaactagtggataccacaaaatcttctgttatacttaatgaaagtagaaATAAACTCTAactattagtgaatctatcgttttgatgagatatgaattctacaaaactaatttcaacaatccaactgtcaaacttgtttgtatatgcttgaAGATCGGATATGCCAAAAATcggaaaaaaataaacattaagatatcaagtaacaggacaaaaaaATTTGAcggttattaacgaaaaatcacgatttaacggttattttaactctgattttgatgattttttacaactacactccttgaccctatatgaatacaaatgaattcgatcttcaatttaaaatatttacactagtggataccacaaaatcttatgtcatgatgatcaatgaaaattgaggattttgtaaaaagaataacatgcaagctttgagttctattggcaaggtttaaacttttgagaaaggtttcacaaccttgaagacaaaaactctttcattttgcatatccttgcacatttaatattttgtcaaagactagtagtgtatggatgtttgtttattaggctcttattttcgagtgtagatgtagtacttaaacgacaaatatgttttaatagtttgaagtaatatttatgtggcaatgtgtggtatgtgcaaatttaagaaaaaaaatattttttcttaacgggtcgggtcactttacccctgttaaggacccgttaagataacaggtgtgacacgacatgactcgttaagataacaagtgttacacgaaaacgacacgaacacaatAGACACGACCTGTTTGCCAAGCCTAGAGGAAACTCAAGACTACAAAATGAGATTCCATAAGCTCTTTCTTACACTCATACTCAGTCTGGATATTTATCAAAGTTCTTGAAGACCTAATAGAAGTATGCTattaaaaaccaagaaaaaaaacaaagaacatcAGCTTCGGCTTGGTCTCAGAGCAGCCTTGATGTTAAACATATATCCATTAAGGACGGATACACCATATCTTTCCTAAacagagagaatggaaaagagGGATATGGTGTCTTACTTTATAGAAAAACACATCCAAAAATTCATTGATCACACATTAGCCTAATCGCTAGGCACTAGCTCATGTAAATAAAGGAATTCACCGTAAAGGAAAAACCCATTTATTTAAGCATGCAGCGAGTTCAGATCAACTAAACGATGCCTCTAAATTCCACTAAATACATGAAATCAATAAACTAAGACCAACTCTTTCATATCATATCAAAGGTAAATCAATTTCAATATTGAAGCAATTCAACCAATGTCCCAAAGTAATAATAAGAGCTTATTTACCAGCTTCTTTTAGCTTTAAACGGGAAACCCATTTTCCCACTATTTACATGAATTCAAAAATCCTCCAAAAGGGCACTAATCCACAGAAGGAACTCGAAGCAAAAAGCCCAGATGAAGAAATAAACTTCTTCACATTGATTCTGGATTTCAATCAAGATTCAAGACACGCCCTTTATCCAATACCCACTCTGGCATTCCTTCAAACACATGGTAGGCACTTTGTTACCACAATCAACTTCATCATACATGCTATATATTTACCAAAACTAGCAGAAACCACCAATACAAAGGCAAAACAGAAAACCCAGAAGAAAACTAAAGCAACCCATCAAATCAAACACGAAGACAGCCTTAACAATAAATCTGTATCAACTAACACTAAAAATAAGTAAGAACTAACACTAAATTAGAAAACttacaaaaatcccaaaactgaaattttttattttggaaaatcaCTTACACTGGATGACAGCCCACGAGGAGATGATCATTTTTACCTGTTGGGTCGAGGTCCAATTCTGGCAGGCTTGGCCGGAAATTGGCAGAAAAACCCACGGTCACCATTTCTTGGATCTAAAATTGAGGAAATTCGGCTACAAATTTGTAGAAACTAACTCAGGGGTTGGAAAGAGGACATGAAGAGCATCCTGGAGGTATAATTTGAGGGTCGTTGGTGACTTGTGGACAACGTCGCTGTTGCGTAAAAgagatgaggaagagagaggatACGAGAATAGGTAAAGAGAGAATTAAGGTGAGAGAGGGAAGTTGGACGTTCGTCTCAAAGAGaaagaaggggagagagaagagTCGAGTGATGGTGTCTGATTTGAAATTGGTAGACAAGGTAAACGAAACCTGAGCACGGGACTCAAGGtgaataaaaaaatgatggacAGTTagggttttcagttttcaagaCTTTTATCCCTCAATTgggggaaaaaaaattaatatcacaCAACTAAGGCGCAAGCGGGGGAATAGCAAATAATTTTAATATCCCAAATATTATCAAGGggctaacaaaaacaaaataaaaaaaacattaaaaatatcAACCACGGTCAAGATACGTGGTGAAATTTAGAAAGGCGGTGTGGTGGTTTTAGTTAATCACCACAAGCACTACACATggtgatttttaatttcaagaaCGGGCGCGAATATAACCGTGATGAATTAATCATATTTATCACGGGGAGACTTAGACTGTGATAATTGATTCCCTTCTACCACGAGCTTCTGAAGTCCGTGATAAAATTGTCGTGGTAAATATAATGTTTTGTTGTAGGATCAATAGGGTTAACAAAATACATGGATAGTGTAATCTGTTGGATGTGTTTTAGTAGGAagcatttcttttttcttttcttttttttttgagcaaAGATAGTAGGAAGCATTTATATTCAGAagtattttacttttgttagAAACAAAACATTTGAAAGTGTTTAGCTAAAAGTATCTCCAATAATACtagttaattttttgttattgtAGCAGTCAAATGACACAACGTCTGGTCAGCCACCACTTACAACAATACAATTtagttataatattttaatattatttttttttcccaaaacttAACAACCCAAGCCGTTTTTCTTCTCTTGAAACCCACAAACTTAACAAcccaaacacttttttttttttctcagtacatcgatatttttacactaagaggaggAGGAATTCAGTTAAGTCACACAAtaggcagcctaatttggtatcgaattcaccatCCACGAAATTCGAACTCAAGCCATTTTTAGTGTAGATATTGTAGATGATATCGtatgttaaaataaaaaaataaatgaaaaaataaaaaacaccaaaaattaactttttctctcttcttagTCAAATCTAACTAGTTACTGTAAGAGTACCTCCAATAGCCTAGATAAATGAGGCTTTTAGACTACTTCagcaaaaaatacaaaaaaataaaactccaATAAACTAGTTAAATGACTAGTCATCTTAATTTTGTTAACATCATAAACCTTCGCTAATTAGCTGATAAAGCCCACATTAGCTCGATCCGTATTCGATATACCTAGAAAGTAAGAGCCGGGGTAAACTTGGAGTCCAATTGACTCCAAGTCACGTGGAGATCACTAAAGAGAATTCTAGTACTAAATGAGCTATGACATTCCATATCAGTTTAAGGAACGTTTCAGATCATCACCAAATCCTATGTATCAACTAAGGATCAAATGAGATCATGTTTTGCGGAACTTTAGAGTACGAGATGTCGGGTCACGCCGAGATGCTTTCAGAATTGCATGACCTCAATCTAGAAAGGTCACCTTGACGTTGAACCAATTTTAGACATCGAACACCCTTATTTATTTGtctcttaatttctttttaaattcatttaatttaaattttgtaaataaagaaaGGTGttcaagagaagaaaaaaaaaacattttgctATTTTTTGGTCATTTTGTGGAAAGATATATTGtctttgaataattttttaacTTGATGTACAAAAACTACTCTACGTGTGGATAGAATCACTCTTCACTGTATCATCTCTTGGGCTGGTCCCCTGGTAGGGTTTGGACTCTGTCTATTTCTGCCTTTGGGATTTGTACATGAAGATGTTGTTCAAACCCACGAATTTcatccaaaaaaaacaaaaaagagggGGTTATTCTCGGTGCCTTATCATGATTACAATCTTTATGCTCTTGTACTGTGATTTTATAACTTTATGTAGCAGCTTCTTTGGATAAAAAAGAATCGAATTCTGTTTAGATGGGGTTGGTAGcaaccaaaatcccaaaactAATATGTGTGGAAACAATTCACTCTAATattaatttcattctttaaacaTCCACAGGAAAACTACATAGGCTACTTAAGCTTTTGGCTCAAGGGAGAATAATTAGTAGCTAGAGTTTAGAATTCCGGACACAACATGTCATCGTTTGACATTGCTTGGCAATCACTGAGGCTTGAAAAAGCTCACTGTAATACCAGTGTCAATTATAACATAAACACCAGCAGCAATCAACAGGATACTTAAAAGAATTCCCACAGTCCCTAATACCCAATTTACCCACCAACTTAGACTGTACTTCTTGGGTTTCTTGATCTTTAGCCACATGAAACATGGATATGCTAATGTCACCGGCAATGATATCCCTCCTAGCAAACCAGCTATGCTTCCCAAGAAAGGTACGGCCACGGCTAAGAAGTAGCATCCATAAGCATACATAGCTCTCATGATAGCCCTAAGCCACCATGGAGCTGCCTTCTTAAACCTCCTAGTGTATTGTGACTCCATCTCGTCAAACATCGGCATGCCATAGATCTGGAAGGAGCACAAAGCATTGATTACAACAAACAAACTTGCTAGTCCGAGAACCAATCGGGATGTGTCACGCATATGGAAGCCGTACAAGGCCGCAAACATGCCTCCTTGATGTGGTATCTGCAAACCAAATGCATATTAGTATTGTCCACAAACACTTAAATAATCTTCCCGTATGAGACATCTGACATATTGTCAAActgttaattttatttatttgaatggaAAATCTAACATGGTAAACAGTCTGACAAAAGACGATTAAATTTCATATGTTTCATATCAGTTTTGTTTTCAGACAAATAAGGAAGTTGAACTTTGAAAGTCAGATATGTTACCATCTGACCATATGCCCAATAGCCTCCAATTGCAAGGGGGAAAAGGCACATTGCTATGAGAGTGTATGAAATTTGGACACCCCTCCACATTGGCACGCGTGATGGATGTTTTTCATTGGATGGCATTGTGGCCTGTAATGGAAGAGAAAACCCCGATTAGAAGGCAATTGGTGAAATATAGTCAGAAGTCCTATTCGATCGAGTTGCAATATCAACATCATTGGCTCAAGATCAGCAAAACATATACGAACATCATTAAATACaaccagtggcgaagccaggatttgTTAGGGGGAGGGGCGAACTTAAAGAGTGCAAGATTCAAAAAAATGACAACGATCAAATCCTTTTATAGTAATATCTTTCATGGTTTTATCAATATACATTACAATAGTTACCGACAATGTTTCATACCATAAAAATTTCGCATAAGAGGCTCATTATAATATCTTTATATTAATTAACTGTATaatgcaaagaaaaaaaaatcttaaattcTTAGTTTTAGAGTTGAATATACTATATAACTAATAACTAATAAACCAATCAATActaataatcatataaatctcCATCAATAcatattataatttaattgagaTTAGATTAGAATACCAATAAACAAACTtgaattttgagaattttgggGAAATGGAGAATGGGTGAACATGTAAAAATGGGGGCATCGGGATGTTGAAAGTAGGATGGGACTATGGGGGACGTGCTGGGGGGCCTGGGGAGTTAAAACAGAAAAAGGACTAACGACAACATTTTGGCAATTgttttaatctttatttttttttaaaaattaaaacaaattgcCAAAACGAGCGTTTTGGGCCAGGGTTAAAAAAAGAACATCCCTTTCTTCTTCGTGCAGTCGTCTTCTTCGTGAAGACGCTGACGTTGCAGCTTGCACATGCCTTCTTCTTCCAGTACAAGGGGTTCCCGGAAAGTTTCAAGCAAAGAGTCAAGGTCATCGACGGGTCCTGGGACCTCCCAGGTCCCTATATAAATCCGCCACTGTGCACAGCAACAATGAACCCAGAAAACACAGAACTTCATCACTTCCGACGGGACCGGAGGGGCGGAACCACCGCTCCTAGGCTTGATTTCCGGCGAGGGGAGGGGCGGACGCCACTCCTCGCCCCTATGTAGCTTCGCCACTGAATACAACCcttgtatattattttatttttacaaactATTTGGCGTACTCTTTTCATttgcttaaaaaaaatattcaacttAAAAGTAGGATGATCGCTTAATATAATTTGTTCACATGGATACACTAAAAAGATTTAGACCAAATTATCTCCACTTGTTTATCCTTCGGCCAACATATACTAACTTTATAGTATACTAAACCAAAAGAATAAGATATACTAAGAACTTCAATTGTTTGTACCCGATAtacaatgaattttttttttcctttttgcaaTAATATAATGAATTCTATGATTTCTTTTTGTAACAAAAACTCTGTTTTGTTATATATGAACTCAAAACCTTCTTTAACAAACTACAGAAAAATAATTATCAGTTTTTTTCTTAATCGAAATAAAATTgagttataaattatttttttcgttGAGAAAAAAATGAACATAAAAAGGATAACGGCAATTATTGACAAGTGTACGTAATTAATTACACTACTATACACCTTAAACTGTGAGATTAATTGACGTACCTGAATCTCAAGTATAAGGTTGTGGCCTCTGAAGGCAAAGGCAATCATTCCAAGTGCATTGAGAATATCAAAAAAGTGAATGAGGTTTTTGTTGGATTTCAAGGGATCATAAGACACATGAGGAAGTCTACCCTTATCCACAGACACAACCCATATGATTGTGCAGTAGCCAATAGCTGTGATGGCACCAACAAGAGACACTCCGGCAATGGAGTTCAAGTTTGGTAGCTGCGACAGAATCACTGCGGCGCATGTAAACACCAAGTACCACTCTGCTGGTGTCAATGGCCTTGCAGTGCATGTAGCTCCACACACAATTTGGAAGAACGACTTTGATGTTGCTCCTCCGAGGACAATCAGAGCCACGCACGTGCCGCCCGATAGGTACAAAATCGGGAATAAGGCCAAGAACTTCGATAACTTCTCACCTGAGAAAGGGAGAAAATTGGATGGTTTTGGAAAAGTTACTTTTGAATAGGGGTTGTAAAATTTCTTAGCGCTTGGCTTGTTTTGGAGTAATTTCAGAAGTGCCAAAAGCGATTTTAgatgactaatttttttttttttttttaccgtgcTAGAGATTACAAAAGCACTTTTTGATGCTTCCTCACAAACAATTTCTAGTTCAATATAGAacaaaattttcttaattttgtattAAAGCAATACTGAATAAAAGCGTTTTCTTACATATAAGCACTTCGGAATAGTGTGCATTTAGCTTgattaaacatattaaatggTAGTTCTTACCAAAAGTTGCATTGCAAAGTTGAATGTATCTGCAATAACGGATGCCAGTTTCAGGAGATTCATGAAGTTGGACCAGCAAGTATAAAGTGTAAAGTTGCCATATGAATGCCAAAGTCATACATATAACACCCCATGTCCTGTGGTAATTAACCAAATCGATTTTGTTTAAAAGTACCATAATACAGACACtgaaaaataatattaagtTAACTAACAAAcgtttaattgttaaattaaagCAATACCCATAACTCATTAATCATGTTGACTTACCACCCAAGATAAGGAAAGGCCACAGGAAGCACAAGAGATTGAATTCCAATACCAGAACAAAGAGTGTGGAAGGCAGCATAGTAAGCGTTACCGTTCCTAGATTCAGTGATTGGAAGCCAAGCATCTTGAGGGTCAAGCCTTGTGAGGTGGAAAGCCCTCCTAACGGGGCTCCCTATTGGTGTCATGAACCGTGGAGTACGAGACTTTGGGGTTAAAGTTTTCGGGGTTTTTAGTGTTATCTGGTCACCACCACCGGTGGTGGTGGTTGAAGCAGGGATCAGCAGTGGTTGTACCCGAGACTTAGACGCTGGAGGATCTTCTGTAGGTGGCATAGGCGGCCCCGGTGTTATTGGGGCTGGGGTTATCTCATCACCTCCTGTTTCAGACATTTTATTTCAAGTTCTCTCACTAGCTAGCTCTTCTATCTCGTCCTCTCCCTTAGTTTCTCACAAGAAATAAAGCTAGCCACTTACATTAATAACTCGTACCTTAGTCTATATATAGAGACCTCTCTATACACTGGGAAATTAAATAGATCAATTCAGTATAAGTTTTTTGACCTAATATTAGCTTATATTTGGGAACTAATCATTGCTCTAATCCACTGGAAAGGATAGGACAAGATTGTTTTCATATGTTAACAACTAACATCCTTATTATTCAAACTACACGTTGGCGTCCATAGTATATTAATTATTAGGTATATTTCACTGTATAGTCATAAGATGCTGTCTTAAAATTTGGATCAAGATATAAACAGAGGGCTAGACAGCTGCTGGAATTGTTTATCATGATTAACTTGctcttatcttcttcttctcttgacTTAGACTAAGTCATATTTCGTTAAGCCTCAGGTCCCTGACTAATGTAAGCCACAAGGAATTAAAAATTTGTAGACACAACCCACAGACATACCATCATATTCAATACCTTCATTTTAAAGATTTCTCACAATTTTAAGGGACACTTTTGTAGGTTTTACCCTATATTGTATTTTAACGTCCAACCGTACATACATTAATTTTATGtatgttttacaaaaataatatgtaaatgatatgttaaattaatataaccAATTTGGATCGTAAAGAAAGTTGCAAAAGAATCcttaatattttctttaaataaaattatttgagaATTCCTCAAGACTGCCTTCATATCTACTTTGCCAACCCCTAGTGTACAAgactaaaaattaatataaccAATTTGGATcgtaaagaaagttacaaaagAATCcttaatattttctttaaataaaattGTTTGAGAATTCCTCAAGACTGCCATCATATCTACTTTGCCAACCCCTAGCGTACAAGACTAATTTAGGTGACATGGAGATGCTCGTATAAGACAAATATAGTAGAAAAGAAAATGTATGTTGTGCATGAAAATATGGAAAAGAtaaatgaaaatatataaaacgGGCGCAATGGTTAGAGCTTTCGTATTCTAGTGTCCCGAATCTTAATATAAGTACAGCCATGGTGCCGTTAAGTTTACAAATTAAAGAATAATATCGATTGTCTCAATGGTTAGAGCTTTCGTATTAATGTTACTAGACCTAGATTCGAACGTTGTGTCTCCACTTATTGTAGTTGAGATTAGAAATATATCACTTATAAtcaaaagttttcaaattaGAGTCCATAATTATACATAGATACACAGTTAGGATGTACAGATTTATCTCTAATCAAATATAGACGCAAAGTAGATTATTAATTAGAAGTAGTTCCGGAGTCACCAATTATTATTAtctcaatttccttttttttttttagattctAAGCCTTTAACTAATATCTATTTGGACCTACACAGAAAACTGTTATACCATATTCCAAATTAGTTGGTAACCAAAAGTTTGAGACTTGTGACCTTAATATATTAGtcttaaattttgataaaactTATTAACATGGGGTGTCTTGGCTCAAGCTTCTGTGTTTCTTAGTTTATTACATGTCGTCCTTTTCTGCATAGCTGCTTCAGTTACACCTAAGAAAAATGGTCGACTTCACATCACATTAACAAGGTTTGATAACGTGGCTCAGACTAGCTAACACGTATCTCCTTCCTAATTAAGTATACCAAAACATATACAGTTTGCTCAACGTCCTTAACCACTTTTCTAGTAATGTATAATTCCAATTGTATTACTTTTCTCTCCTTCTTGCAATTTTCGTTGCATGAATATCTCACTGATTAAGCATAATATTGTAAAGTATCTCAAATACCAATTCTCGAGTCTCCCATGTCTGTCGCAACACCAATTATGTGGAACGTAGATTGGCCAAGTTGGCCTTTAATTTATTTCAAAAATGTTTCATTTTGGTTTGAAGATCCTCCAAATCTCATCCCCAATGCTCTCCTAAGAGATTGTAATTCTCCTCAATAAAATCGCCATCGCTTATCTTCCAAAGAAAAGTATGTACATCATAATATTggattttgtgtgtgtgtgtaaacagaAACGAGATTAGGATATGCATGTCATCTAAGATTTAGTTAGTTAGAATTAGATAGCTCTAAAGTCTTAGTCAATcataaaggaaatgaaaatccaGATTCTGACATAAAACTGTTTAGCTAAATTTAATTGTACAAGAAATGTTCTCTCCAGCAAATCCAACTTCGATATATTGAGATGACAGTAAGTGCTGAATTCAATAGAGTAAAGCGACACTCTTTGTTTTcttatttgttttcatttttcagcTTTCACAGGTAACCAATACATATGGcgatcaaagaaagaaaattctaTTTAGCCggctaattatttattttatgcaatactGCAATTGGTGAGTGGTGACTGGAGAATATAACACCCTAGCTAGTTGCAGGTTTGATAAGCAGCTAATATTTATATGCATATAGATGCTTTAGACAGCGACGTGCAATATTCACAGGCTTTATATTTAGGTGGCCAACCTGATCTCTATATATATTATGAGTCTGTGACTTGTTATGAAAGGAGGGTCCTCAGTTGACCCTAATTCATCGGCGTTAGAATACAGGAAGTAAACATATTTATAGTTGGAATGTCAAGAGTCTTGTATTATTTTGTTGGTGAAGGAATGGAACCAAATAATTAATCAATTCTAtttgaacaaacaaacaatataattaattagttagtTTTATAACGTTTTTATACGACATTAACGTTCAAGATATGCACGCGGAATATTATAGACTATCTTCCCTATTTATCTCAAGAATGTTAATAGTAACTCTACATGTTTTGATTGCTAGATGAATACATTTATTGTTAGATCAACCAGACTGAATTTGAATAAATTATTCATTGCCGTCTAACCTTTTGTATATATTGAAAGACAGTTGAAGGTGTTTTGTTAGGTAtggttaaaattttcttttgctcTCATCGTATGTTACCAGATTTGAACCATACTAATATTGTGCTTATTCCCAAAGTAGAGAATCCAACGAAGATGT
Encoded proteins:
- the LOC126587288 gene encoding lysine histidine transporter-like 8; the protein is MSETGGDEITPAPITPGPPMPPTEDPPASKSRVQPLLIPASTTTTGGGDQITLKTPKTLTPKSRTPRFMTPIGSPVRRAFHLTRLDPQDAWLPITESRNGNAYYAAFHTLCSGIGIQSLVLPVAFPYLGWTWGVICMTLAFIWQLYTLYLLVQLHESPETGIRYCRYIQLCNATFGEKLSKFLALFPILYLSGGTCVALIVLGGATSKSFFQIVCGATCTARPLTPAEWYLVFTCAAVILSQLPNLNSIAGVSLVGAITAIGYCTIIWVVSVDKGRLPHVSYDPLKSNKNLIHFFDILNALGMIAFAFRGHNLILEIQATMPSNEKHPSRVPMWRGVQISYTLIAMCLFPLAIGGYWAYGQMIPHQGGMFAALYGFHMRDTSRLVLGLASLFVVINALCSFQIYGMPMFDEMESQYTRRFKKAAPWWLRAIMRAMYAYGCYFLAVAVPFLGSIAGLLGGISLPVTLAYPCFMWLKIKKPKKYSLSWWVNWVLGTVGILLSILLIAAGVYVIIDTGITVSFFKPQ